In Heteronotia binoei isolate CCM8104 ecotype False Entrance Well chromosome 5, APGP_CSIRO_Hbin_v1, whole genome shotgun sequence, the DNA window acaatctcctttcccttctgcccccacaacagacaccctgtgagttgggtggggctgagagggctctcacagcagctgccctttcaaggacagagtctcagagcggcctacaatctcctttcccttcctcccccacaacagacaccctgtgaggtgggtggggctaagagtgctctcccagaagctgccccttcaaggacagaggctcagagcggcctacaatctgctttgccttcctcccccacaacagacaccctgtgaggtgggtggggctggagagggctctcacagcagctgccctttcaaggacaacctctgccagagctatggttgacccaaggccattccagcaggtgcaagtggaggagtggggaatcaaacccggttctcccagataagagtccgcacacttaaccactacaccagactgttgTGCGGGGTGTTCAACGAGACGCTGGACCCACCAGGGCTCTCCTGACGGTCTTATGAGCAGCTCGGcttctctgtcttacaggcctgtAGGCAGaaattttttgttggggggggattTTTTTGTCGAGTGAGCAGTTTAGCACGGTGCAGAGCAgggtcttcagggtctcaggcaaaaatCTAagtacaaccccctcccccccccaagaaaaaaaaccctataaaaaAACCTCTCAAGAACCgcttattttatatttattattacttatcaccaggccttttttttgtagaaaaatcccagcaggaactcttttgctagggatgccaaatccaattcaagaaatatctggggactttggaggcggagccatgagactttgggggtggagccaggagacattgagggcggagccaggaacaagggtgtgacaagcataattgaactccaagggagttctgaccatcacatttaaagggaccgcacacctttttaaatgtcttccttccataggaaataatgaaagataggggcaccttcctttggggctcatagaattggacccccttttccaattgttttgaaacttggggagtactttggggagaagtactagataccatactgaaaatttggtgcctctagctcaaaaaccAGCTTCCCCAGACCCCCTGAAacatccagatcaattccccattataccctatgagaatcgatctccacataaggtataatgaagggctcagcagacgtttccctcccccccccccatttctggccactctgaagcgagggattggcctctctactcacgagttgctgccaactttttcacagcagcacagacacaccatcccaagaggaagcctttcaatcggagactgaagcctctggaggtggaaaggcaaatggtcctttgggggcggggcttccaccCTCTGGCTAggtgactgggggcgggaaggagcctgggaaagcggaagaacccctgctgggacctggggattggtaagcctatcatttgcatatcaggccacaccccctactgcaaagccagctggaactgcatccctgtgcgttactgctcaaaaaaacagccctgcttatcGCTACATATGAAATCAAATATTGTTCCTTATAAACCACAGGCTTCTTTAGCCAAGGCCTCTGATATTTTCTCTAATCATGCTATGAGCTTAAAGAGAAAATCTCTGCTTATTCAATGAAGTTACAGTATTATACCATCTATTGTACTTGAAAGAAAGCCTGCACGAGGCACTTCAATAATTAAGTACTGAGACATCAAATGCATCAAAACATGTTTTAATTATACAGAGGGGAATGTGGGTTGCAAAATGGCACCAAGAGCACGCCCATTCCAAACCGAGCCACTAACCAAAACTGACCCCCAGAAGGGGAAAACACTTAGGGAGCCAGCCGCATACCAAGAAAAAAGTAGATTCCATCAACTTTTTTTTAAGGCAGATGTCAAAATGCAGAGAAGAAAATACTCACTTGGTCCCCACTTATGAAATCGAGCTCTAATTAGCAGCAGCAGTAAACAAAAAAGAATACCATGCAGCACAACTTAATATTATCACCATCTTTGCAGGGTggcaaacatgtggcccaggggccgaatcaagcccccggagggctcctatcaggcccccgagcaactggctgtcatctgcttccttctccctctctcttgcttccttctgcatcacagcttgctttgccagtcttgctcagtcacataggagctacagggcaaaacctctattttctccattggctgaggctccttccttggggaggaagggggaaaataGCTCGCTTTCTCAGGCTCtcccaatcgcacagcagagctactgagccaagccgctcttccttctattggctgaggctcctccccctcctggtcccctggggcaggaaggaaagaaccagagcttcctttgcccagttcccttgatcccatgggagaaaaacaatgaaagcacctttaagaccaatgagtgctgatgttttaagattttttaaaagaatctttgtgtttgtctgtgtcctttataaagtttgcatcTCTACTATCTAATCATAAACAGGTACACAAATAGCcaagcccaacctgacatggcccggcccagcaaggtctcatttatgtcagattcggtcctcataacaattgagtttgacactcctgatctaagGCCTTCAAACAtggctaaggggggggggggatggtggctcagtggcagagcatcttcttgggaagcagaaggtcccaggttcaatccccggcatctccactaaaaaaaggtccaggcaaacaggcgtgaaaaacctcagcttgagaccctggagagccatgaatggggttgtggctcagtggcagagcatctgcttggtaagcagaaggtcccaggttcaatccccggcatctccaactaaaaagggtccaggcaagtaggcgtgaaaaacctcagcttgagaccctggagagccatgaatggggcagtggctcagtggtagagcatctgcttggtaagcggaaggtcccaggttcaatccccggcatctccactaaaaaaaggtccaggcaaataggtgtgaaaaacctcagcttgagaccctggagagccactgccagtctgagtagacaatactgactttaggggagggacggaggctcaggggtagagcatctgcttggtaagcagaaagttccaggttcaatccccggcatctccaactcaaaaggctccaggcaagtaggtgtgaaaaacctcagcttgagaccctggagagccgctgccagtctgagtagacaatactgactttgagggaccgagggtccgattcagtataaagcagcttcatatgttcaaggctcCTTCTATAATCTGAGCATTTATAACATCTCTTTCTGGTTAGAGTAAGATTTCCGTGTAGATTCAAGCTTTTTACAAGAGATTGTGTTGTTTTGATGCTTTATGTGTCTGCGGTGGTCTTTTTGCAGTGAATTAAGTGCTGTTTTCGTGAGTTAAATGGTTATATGGTTTCTCCTTGTGAGGGttcttagatgattttgaaaagtgctACTACAACTCCAccatttcccacactctgagGATTCagaaggtttctctcctgtgggGTTCTTTGACGATACTGAAGATTGCCACTACTACTGAATCCCTTGCCACACTGAGTGTTCACAACGGTTCTCCCCTGTGTGTTCTTTGATGCTTCTGAAGAccgctactccgactgaatctctttccacactctgagcattcgaaaggtctctcccctgtgtgggttctctgatgctgctggagATTGCTCCTgtcactgaacctctttccacactctgagcactgaaaaggtttctccccggtgtgggttctttgatgtcgCTGAAGATCGCTACTCTtattgaatttctttccacactctgagcattgaaaaggctgatcccctgtgtgggttctctgatggtgttgaagagtgccactccagCTGAATCTCTTGCCACACTCTGAGCATCcaaaaagtttctcccctgtgtgggttctttgatgtcgTTGAAGAGTACCTCTCCCACTGAACCTCTTTCCGCACTCTaagcattcgaaaggtttctcccctgtgtgggttctctgatgctgctggagATTGCTCCTgtcactgaacctctttccacactctgagcactgaaaaggtttctcccctgtatggattctttgatgccgttgaagatcgctactcttactgaatctctttccacactctgagcattgacaAGATTCATCTCCTGTGTGGGCTCTTTCATGCTGGTAAAgattgccactgtgactgaatctctttccacatgctgagcattcaaaaggtttctcccctgtgtgggttctctggtgctgtTGAAGGTGGTCACTCCGAAcaaatgtctttccacactcggagcattcaaaaggtttctcccctgtgtgggttttatgATGCCATTGAAGTGCACCGCTACGACTGAAtcgctttccacattctgagcactcaaaaggtttctcccctgcatGGGTTCTTTCATGCTGGTGAAGATTCCCAttgtgactgaatttctttccacactctgagcactcaaaaggtttctcctctctgtgggttctttgatgatactgaagaccgacactctgactgaatctttttccacatgCTGAacgttcaaaaggtttctcccctgtgtgggttctttgatgccatTGAAGATCGCTACTCTTACTGAATCCCTTTctgcactctgaacattcaaaaggtttctctcctcttTGTTTTTGTTGGTTCACAAGAAGCTGTGATCTATAATTGATGTAATTTCTGTACCCAATAGATTTACTTGTTTTCATTATATTGTgttttggaaaatgtacattacGCAGTTTTCCCTCTATCTTCTCAACCCAACAGGCACCTTTTATTCTGTTGGATCTGCTTGGATTCCTGGCATTTTTTTTCAAGTCTTCGTTATTAACTTGATCTGGCAATTGCGGAAGAAATGCTTCACCCTTTTCATGCTCTTGATAGtcccctgctggaataaagagaNNNNNNNNNNNNNNNNNNNNNNNNNNNNNNNNNNNNNNNNNNNNNNNNNNNNNNNNNNNNNNNNNNNNNNNNNNNNNNNNNNNNNNNNNNNNNNNNNNNNGCTGCCCCTtcatggacagaggctcagagcggcctacaatctcctttcccttcctcccccacaacagacaccctgtgaggtgggtggggctaagagtgctctcccagaagctgccccttcaaggacagaggctcagagcagcctacaatctgctttgccttcctcccccacaacagacaccctgtgaggtgggtgtagggtggccataatgtctgaaggccagccagggacaccttgggggggggggaaggcaggagtgcgcgcgcgcgaagcgcgcgcgccgccggaaacaggaagtgacgtcacttccggcgacgtcacttccggcgacgtcataccaccgccggaaacaggaagtgacatcacttcctgtgacatcatttcccccgcgccacctgccggaaacgggaagtgacatcacttcctgtgacatcatttcccccgcgccacctgccggaagcaggaagtgacatcacttcctgtgacatcatttcccccaaatggcatcatttcccccaaatgccactgccggaaacaggaagtgacttcacagcacttcctgtgacgtccccaaaaatcccccaaatatcaccgccggaaacaattttgttctcaaatcctgtatatacttcatcagtatatgggataaggcactttctcaactgtgctgcataatgcagcctatttattttgtcctgttggctctgttggctctatctgcgccaccttcatcactttcggggtgtggatcccccagtggggtgggctcccgactccctccgccggctgtttctgatagccctgcgccccctctttcatttgatatgtgtccccgtgcgggtgccaccctcctgccgggagatgccgcaaaatgagcccccttgaggcttatggcggcagggctcgggggaagcaagctagactgctgttcttttgaggggttatagagtgtttcgagcccctccctgtggcattggtcccatcgtcgtgggacccagggggccggcgcagcagcctgccgaagcagcctgtcactaataacacaggtcgagatgcggaagtgactgacaggctgcttcagcgggccgctgcgccggccccctgggtcccacaacgatgggaccgatgccacagggaggggctcgaaacactctataacccctcaaaagaacagcagtctagcttgcttcccccgagccctgccgccataagcctcaagggggctcattttgcggcatctcccggcaggagggtggcacccgcacgggacacatatcaaatgaaagagggggcgcagggctatcagaaacagccggcagagggagtcgggagcccaccccactgggggatccacaccccaaaagtgatgaaggtggcgcagatagagccaacagagccaacaggacaaaataaataggctgcattatgcagcacagttgagaaagtgccttatcccatatactgatgaagtaaatacaggatctgagaacaaaattgcaccagaagacacaaacacaaagctcccttacactgaatcagtgcttgggtccaccaaagtcagtattgtccactccagtcacaaacacaaagctcccttacactgaatcagtgcttgggtccaccaaagtcagtattgtcacataagaacataagagaagccctgttggatcaggccagtggcccatccagtccaacactctgcgtcacataagaacataagagaagccctgttggatcaggccagtggcccatccagtccaacactctgcgtcacataagaacataacagaagccctgttggatcaggccagtggcccatccagtccaacactctgtgtcacataagaacataacagaagccctgttggatcaggccagtggcccatccagtccaacactctgcgtcacataagaacataagagaagccatgttggatcaggccaatggcccatccagtccaacactctgtgtcacataagaacataacagaagccctgttggatcaggccagtggcccatccagtccaacactctgcgtcacataagaacataagagaagccctgttggatcaggccagtggcccatccagtccaacactctgcgtcacataagaacataacagaagccctgttggatcaggccagtggcccatccagtccaacactctgcgtcacataagaacataacagaagacctgttggatcaggccagtccaacactctgcgcccatccagtccaacactctgcgtcacataagaacataacagaagccctgttggatcaggccagtggcccatccagtccaacactctgtgtcacataagagaagccctgttgcatcaggccagtggcccctccagtccaacactctgcgccacataagaacataaggagggaaggaagggaggagggaagggaggagggaggagggagggaagggaagggaagggaagggaagggaaggaagggaggaaggaaggaaggaaggaaggaaggaaggaaggaaggaaggaaggaaggaaggaaggaaggaaggaaggaaggaaggaaggaaggaaggaaggaagggagggagggaagggagggaaggaagaaagaaaggaagggagggaggagggagggaaggaagggaggagggaagggaggagggaagggaggagggaagggaggagggaagggaagggaagggaggaaggaaggaaggaaggaaggaaggaaggaagggagggagggaaggaagaaagaaaggaaggaagggaggagggagggagggaaggaaggaagggaagggagggagggaaggaagggagggaaggaagggaggaagaaaggaaagaagggaagagggagggaagaaaggaaggccgcccccccccccgctttcggcccccttacctgcggtggcggtcggcggcgagtcg includes these proteins:
- the LOC132571604 gene encoding zinc finger protein 260-like → MARGEVEAGWALPWQPAVASSGPAARLRSHGGGGPGLRLRGHLLPPAHNGNLHQHERTHAGEKPFECSECGKRFSRSGALQWHHKTHTGEKPFECSECGKTFVRSDHLQQHQRTHTGEKPFECSACGKRFSHSGNLYQHERAHAGDEPCKCSECGKRFSKSSDLQRHQRIHTGEKPFQCSECGKRFSDRSNLQQHQRTHTGEKPFECLECGKRFSGRGTLQRHQRTHTGEKLFGCSECGKRFSWSGTLQHHQRTHTGDQPFQCSECGKKFNKSSDLQRHQRTHTGEKPFQCSECGKRFSDRSNLQQHQRTHTGERPFECSECGKRFSRSSGLQKHQRTHRGEPGEKPFECSECRKGFSKSSDLQWHQRTHTGEKPFERSACGKRFSQSVGLQYHQRTHREEKPFECSECGKKFSHNGNLHQHERTHAGEKPFECSECGKRFSRSGALQWHHKTHTGEKPFECSECGKTFVRSDHLQQHQRTHTGEKPFECSACGKRFSHSGNLYQHERAHTGDESCQCSECGKRFSKSSDLQRHQRIHTGEKPFQCSECGKRFSDRSNLQQHQRTHTGEKPFECLECGKRFSGRGTLQRHQRTHTGEKLFGCSECGKRFSWSGTLQHHQRTHTGDQPFQCSECGKKFNKSSDLQRHQRTHTGEKPFQCSECGKRFSDRSNLQQHQRTHTGERPFECSECGKRFSRSSGLQKHQRTHRGEPL